From the genome of Mustela lutreola isolate mMusLut2 chromosome 16, mMusLut2.pri, whole genome shotgun sequence, one region includes:
- the CD177 gene encoding CD177 antigen, which translates to MSPALQLAVLGTALMLPRVQALICQWGTHESVRSISELPLKWTSGKQLCEDGWGCQDTLILIKNGPQVNVVISKGCTPATDQDVLIREHNAGPGLSILSYTHVCREKDNCNSLSTSLPLWALPSTTDPGSLRCPVCLSTEDCESATELMCPAGSTHCYQGEIQLRGGNISSILRVQGCTAQAGCNLLNGTQKIGPIEMSEDCSPRVSMNSFLSCQRGVTLYSDQTMSQIPRKWNTDHYEFCNVGEVCQETLLLVDVGQKSVIVGSKGCSSKAKTQDALTITVHSGPPGVLVASYAHFCSSNRCNRASNTDVLLKSLPLLAAPAPGNLQCPVCVSLFGSCPENPEHITCPTGTTHCYSGYIKIQEGGVYSNLYIQGCVTQASSSLLNHKRKIGVFSVTENSEEEPVTENKNLVLQAGAAPVPLLAWVVGLGLSLALWCEIPHC; encoded by the exons ATGAGCCCTGCCTTGCAGCTGGCTGTCCTGGGCACGGCCCTCATGCTGCCCC GAGTGCAGGCCCTGATCTGTCAATGGGGGACGCATGAGTCTGTGAGGAGCATATCGGAACTGCCCCTTAAGTGGACATCTGGCAAGCAGTTATGTGAGGATGGCTGGGGTTGCCAGGACACGCTGATCCTCATCAAGAACG GACCCCAAGTGAATGTGGTGATCTCCAAGGGCTGCACCCCAGCAACAGATCAGGATGTCCTCATCAGGGAGCACAATGCAGGCCCTGGCCTCTCTATCCTCTCTTACACCCATGTGTGCCGGGAGAAAGACAACTGCAACAGCCTGTCCACCAGCCTCCCACTCTGGGCCCTGCCGTCCACCACAG ACCCAGGCTCCCTGCGGTGTCCAGTCTGCTTGTCTACAGAAGACTGTGAGTCTGCCACAGAGCTGATGTGCCCGGCCGGGAGCACACATTGCTACCAGGGGGAAATCCAGCTCAGGGGAG GGAATATCTCCAGCATTCTGAGAGTCCAAGGATGCACAGCCCAAGCAGGCTGCAACCTGCTCAATGGGACTCAGAAAATCGGGCCCATCGAAATGAGTGAGGACTGCAGCCCTAGAGTATCAATGAACA GTTTTCTGAGCTGTCAACGGGGGGTCACACTGTACAGCGATCAAACCATGTCTCAGATACCCCGCAAGTGGAACACAGATCACTATGAGTTCTGTAACGTTGGGGAGGTGTGTCAGGAGACCCTTCTGCTCGTTGATGTAG GACAAAAATCAGTCATAGTGGGAAGCAAAGGCTGCAGCAGCAAGGCGAAGACGCAGGATGCCCTGACCATCACCGTACACTCGGGGCCCCCTGGAGTGCTGGTGGCCTCCTATGCCCATTTCTGCTCCTCCAACAGGTGCAACAGGGCCAGCAATACCGACGTCCTGTTaaagtctctccctcttctgg CTGCTCCTGCCCCAGGAAACTTGCAGTGTCCTGTCTGTGTGAGTCTCTTTGGATCCTGCCCAGAAAACCCAGAACATATTACGTGCCCCACTGGCACCACTCATTGTTACAGTGGTTACATTAAGATCCAGGAAG GTGGGGTCTACTCCAACTTGTATATTCAGGGCTGTGTGACCCAAGCTTCCAGCTCCTTGCTGAACCATAAACGGAAAATCGGGGTCTTCTCGGTGACTGAGAACTCTGAGGAAGAGCCGGTGACTGAGAATAAGAACCTTGTTCTCCAAGCTGGAGCGGCCCCTGTGCCCTTACTGGCTTGGGTGGTGGGGCTTGGGCTATCCCTAGCCCTCTGGTGTGAAATACCTCACTGCTGA